A single region of the Chionomys nivalis chromosome 5, mChiNiv1.1, whole genome shotgun sequence genome encodes:
- the LOC130875148 gene encoding 60S ribosomal protein L18-like, which produces MGVDIRHNKDRKSQDIYLRLLVKLYRFLARRTNSTFNQVVLKRLFVSRTNPPPLSLSRMIRKMKLPGRENKTAVVVGTVTDDVRILDVPKLKVCALRVSSRAPSRILKAGGKILTFDQLALESPKCRGTVLLSGPRKGREVYWHFGKAPETPHSHTKPYVRSKGRKFERARGRRASRGYKN; this is translated from the coding sequence ATGGGTGTTGACATCCGCCACAACAAGGACCGAAAGAGCCAGGACATCTACCTGCGGCTGCTGGTCAAGCTGTACAGGTTTCTGGCCAGGCGAACCAACTCCACCTTCAATCAGGTTGTGCTGAAAAGGTTATTCGTGAGTCGCACCAACCCGCCACCTCTGTCCCTGTCCCGGATGATCCGAAAGATGAAGCTTCCTGGCCGAGAAAACAAGACGGCTGTGGTTGTGGGGACGGTCACAGATGACGTGAGGATTCTCGATGTGCCCAAACTGAAGGTGTGTGCACTGCGGGTGAGCAGCCGGGCCCCAAGTCGCATTCTCAAGGCTGGGGGTAAGATCCTCACCTttgaccagctggccttggagtctCCCAAGTGCCGTGGCACTGTGCTCCTGTCTGGACCTCGGAAGGGCCGAGAGGTGTACTGGCATTTTGGCAAGGCCCCAGAAACCCCACACAGTCATACCAAACCCTATGTTCGCTCCAAGGGCCGGAAGTTTGAACGTGCCAGAGGCAGAAGGGCCAGCCGTGGCTACAAAAACTAA